A single window of Phlebotomus papatasi isolate M1 chromosome 4, Ppap_2.1, whole genome shotgun sequence DNA harbors:
- the LOC129808488 gene encoding uncharacterized protein LOC129808488, whose translation MYQHSHTIVRLSVHLEGEDRVYFHEGADLLQVAQPQSTLSAYFQSNAEMKVIADRKLEGITSRRMKAKVYREHGLHLTYPQYCKMFSWKTDAPRRWQKREKAHRKGFVAIGRMYTVNPRNVELHSLRVLLLHVPGCTSYQDLRTVNGRVFETFAEAAIVRGLRRSDEEFSNTIEEAISLDIPPAECRSLFAMLLYYNQPDTAGGVWIRFKENLIRDLLEGQRRREEEAEYLALAHMDSIIVGNGGSGIQYYSGMPEVPMNYRYFYSDHHEDACHQDIERCRRLLTERCNMLNSAQRSAFDTIVTSLQERRDEVNFEEARCFFVDGPGGTGKTFLYETLYYYCVVEGFKCIVTAWTGIAASLLPTGRTVHSTFKLPLNLTETATCNVRVNSPDGQKLEEADIILWDECSMAESRALTAVNEFLQELEHTTVPFGGKVMVMGGDFRQILPVVQYGDRSHILEKCVLENACWPLFRSLKLHHNQRAAIGQEAFATHLNDVGEGRTNNELGLHVFDSNNCVITINNLIQKVFGKSRILPDDCAILCPRRDACQQVNHRINDRLPGEGRSYRASNRIVDEDDKARMRYNDEFLDAQNPAGLAPQVLLLKKGSIIMLIRNLDSKMGLCNGTRLRVLQTHNHLIKCVVLNGIRKGVTIHLPRIDITTTENDDVPVNFTRRQFPVIGAFAMTINKSQGQTLRRVGLYLPSPVFAHGHLYVAMSRVRHMEDIQVVISHGRLGIADNDRQTKNIVYEEIIQRLG comes from the exons ATGTATCAGCATTCTCATACTATTGTTCGCCTATCAGTCCATCTAGAGGGTGAAGATAGGGTATATTTTCATGAAGGGGCTGATTTGCTCCAGGTGGCTCAACCACAGTCAACATTGTCGGCGTATTTTCAGTCCAATGCGGAGATGAAGGTGATTGCTGATCGGAAGTTAGAAGGGATCACCAGCAGGAGGATGAAAGCAAAAGTCTATCGGGAACATGGATTGCATTTGACTTATCCTCAATATTGCAAAATGTTTTCATGGAAGACAGATGCGCCAAGGAGATGGCAGAAGAGAGAGAAAGCTCACAGGAAAG GGTTTGTTGCGATTGGACGTATGTATACGGTCAATCCAAGAAACGTGGAACTGCATAGCTTACGTGTCCTCTTGCTGCATGTTCCTGGATGTACCAGCTACCAAGATCTGCGAACTGTCAACGGGAGAGTGTTTGAGACTTTTGCGGAAGCTGCAATTGTTCGTGGTCTTCGAAGATCAGATGAGGAATTCTCCAACACAATAGAAGAAGCAATCTCTTTGGACATCCCCCCAGCCGAATGCCGTTCTCTCTTTGCGATGCTTCTCTACTACAATCAGCCGGATACAGCTGGTGGAGTATGGATACGTTTCAAGGAAAATCTCATTAGAGATTTGCTCGAGGGACAGAGACGGAGAGAAGAAGAAGCGGAGTACCTTGCACTGGCTCATATGGATTCTATCATTGTAGGAAATGGCGGTTCAGGAATTCAGTACTATTCTGGTATGCCAGAAGTACCGATGAATTATCGGTATTTCTATTCGGACCATCACGAAGATGCCTGCCACCAAGACATAGAGCGATGTCGACGTCTTCTGACAGAGAGGTGCAATATGTTGAATTCGGCTCAACGTTCAGCATTCGACACTATTGTCACTTCACTGCAGGAACGTAGAGATGAGGTCAATTTCGAGGAAGCAAGGTGCTTTTTCGTCGATGGTCCTGGTGGAActggaaaaacatttttgtacgAAACCCTCTACTACTATTGTGTAGTTGAGGGATTTAAGTGCATAGTGACTGCTTGGACGGGAATTGCTGCATCGCTATTGCCTACAGGAAGAACAGTTCACTCTACATTCAAGTTGCCTCTCAATCTAACTGAGACAGCAACTTGCAATGTACGTGTGAATTCTCCAGATGGTCAGAAACTCGAGGAGGCGGACATTATTCTATGGGATGAATGTTCCATGGCAGAATCACGAGCATTGACAGCAGTCAATGAATTTCTGCAGGAATTGGAACACACAACAGTCCCCTTCGGAGGAAAG GTAATGGTGATGGGTGGTGATTTTCGTCAGATCCTGCCTGTCGTTCAGTACGGTGATAGGAGCCATATTTTGGAAAAGTGTGTTTTGGAGAATGCTTGCTGGCCGCTGTTTCGTTCGCTGAAACTGCATCACAATCAACGAGCTGCAATTGGTCAGGAAGCTTTTGCAACACATCTGAATGATGTTGGTGAGGGTCGCACAAATAATGAGTTGGGACTTCATGTCTTTGATTCCAATAATTGTGTGATCACCATTAACAATCTCATTCAGAAGGTGTTTGGAAAAAGTCGTATTTTACCAGACGACTGTGCCATCCTGTGTCCACGTCGAGATGCCTGCCAACAAGTTAATCACAGGATTAACGATCGACTACCAGGAGAAGGACGAAGCTACCGAGCCAGTAACAGGATCGTTGATGAGGATGACAAAGCCCGAATGAGATATAATGATGAATTCCTTGATGCTCAAAATCCTGCAGGACTTGCGCCTCAGGTGCTTCTGCTGAAGAAGGGATCTATCATTATGCTCATTCGGAATTTGGACAGCAAAATGGGTCTCTGCAACGGAACACGACTGCGCGTTCTCCAAACACATAATCATCTGATAAAATGTGTTGTACTGAACGGCATCAGGAAGGGTGTCACAATCCATTTACCAAGGATAGATATAACAACTACGGAGAACGATGATGTCCCTGTAAACTTCACAAGGAGGCAATTTCCAGTCATTGGAGCCTTTGCCATGACAATCAATAAGAGTCAGGGACAGACGCTGAGACGTGTGGGATTATATCTTCCATCTCCGGTTTTTGCTCACGGCCATTTGTATGTGGCTATGTCCAGGGTGCGTCACATGGAGGACATTCAAGTCGTGATTTCTCATGGACGACTAGGGATTGCAGATAATGACAGGCAGACGAAAAACATCGTGTATGAGGAGATTATCCAGAGGCTGGGCTGA